In the Mauremys mutica isolate MM-2020 ecotype Southern chromosome 13, ASM2049712v1, whole genome shotgun sequence genome, one interval contains:
- the LOC123348388 gene encoding olfactory receptor 4D1-like: MDQQNLTTTVTAFVLLGLTQSPELEHFFFIAFFLVYVTTWLGNLTIIITVISDHRLHTPMYFLLANLAFLDVSDSSVNTPRLLLCLLSQCKTISFNDCLLQIFFFHFIGGAVVFLLVGMAFDRYVAIYKPLRYLIIMNRSVCVGIVALAWLGGFAHSAVQIGLLLQLPFCGPNVLDNFYCDVPQVIKLACTDTHVIELQMVFNNGVFLLIVFIILLISYIIILVQIWSHVTDGKRKALSTCGTQITVVCLIFIPTIFIYARPFKKFALDKVVSIIYTVITPMLNSIIYTLRNAEMKKAIRRLMSRFLFSCRKLKT, translated from the coding sequence ATGGACCAGCAGAATCTCACCACTACAGTGACTGCATTTGTGCTCCTGGGACTCACCCAAAGTCCTGAGCTAGAGCATTTTTTCTTCATTGCCTTCTTCCTAGTATATGTGACCACTTGGTTGGGAAATTTAACTATCATCATCACAGTGATCTCTGACCACAGACTCCACACCCCTATGTACTTCCTGCTGGCCAACCTGGCTTTCCTAGATGTCAGTGACTCATCGGTCAATACTCCCAGATTGCTGTTGTGTCTCCTCTCCCAGTGTAAAACCATCTCATTCAATGACTGTCTCCTCCAGATCTTCTTCTTCCACTTCATAGGGGGTGCAGTGGTATTTTTGCTTGTGGGGATGGCATTCGATCGGTATGTGGCCATCTATAAACCACTGAGATACTTGATTATCATGAATCGGAGTGTGTGCGTGGGGATAGTGGCACTGGCATGGTTGGGTGGATTTGCTCACTCTGCCGTTCAGATTGGACTGCTCCTCCAGCTACCGTTCTGTGGGCCGAATGTCCTGGACAATTTTTACTGTGATGTCCCACAGGTCATCAAACTGGCCTGCACTGACACCCATGTGATCGAGCTGCAGATGGTCTTCAATAATGGAGTGTTCCTTCTAATAGTATTCATAATTCTGCTAATTTCCTATATCATCATCTTAGTCCAGATATGGTCACATGTCACAGATGGGAAACGCAAGgctctgtcaacctgtggaacccagaTTACCGTGGTGTGTTTAATATTCATACCCACCATCTTCATCTATGCTCGGCCCTTCAAGAAGTTTGCCCTGGACAAAGTGGTGTCTATCATTTACACAGTCATCACCCCGATGCTGAACTCAATTATCTACACGCTGAGAAATGCTGAGATGAAAAAGGCCATCAGGAGACTGATGAGCAGATTCCTGTTCTCATGCAGGAAACTAAAAACATAA